The nucleotide window ATATCTATATTATTCATAATTGTTGTTTTTTAATGGTTTATCGGACCAATTTTTACATAGTCTGCGGTTTTTTACTTTTAATAAAAAGTGTTGCTATTGCGCCTAATATTAAAAGTACTCCCGCAAAAGTGATGGCTAAGCGTGCATCATTATTTAAAAAATGTTTTAAGATAAAACCAAAGGATAAATTTTGTAAAATCATTGGTATCACAATCATCATATTGATTATTCCCATATAAACTCCGTATCGTTCTTTAGGGATATTGGTAACAACCATCAGGTAAGGAATTCCCATCATGCTTGCCCATGCGACCCCATAACCAATGATTACCGGAAAGAATAAATACTGATTTTGTATTATAGGGAAAAAGAAAAATGAAATTGCCCCAAACAAAAGACAAACAAAATGCACCATTTTGGGACTGTGTTTCTTGGCTAATTTTGCCAGATAAAAAGCTACTGAAAAGGTTATAATAAATCCAAATGCACCAATCAATCCCATCCATTCCACTGCTTTTTCATAAATTTCTTTATTAGAAGGAGTAACATTCCATACTGACAAAGCAATGCTTTTGGAATTGTTTTGCCAAAAACACATTAAAGCATACCATTGAAATAAATACACTAAAAAAAGCTGCCACATTACTTTTGGCATTTCCAATACAGCATGATAGATATCAACAAAAGGAGAAAGGAGGTTTAAGGGCTCTGATTTTATTTTTTCTATTTCTTCTTTTGTAGGCGGTATTTCTGCTGTTTTTTTCATGCTCCACCAAATCGATGTTATTGAAAGTACTGCTCCAAGAAAGAAAGAGGCATAAATCCAGTTAGGCAATTCCCCATTGTAACCTGTAAAAACGATGGGAAACAGAAATAATGAAATATAGGATAAGAATTGACCTAATCCGGTAAAAAAACTTTGTGCTTGAAAACCTGTCGGCTGCTGATCTTCGTTAAGAGTGTCGGCAATAAAAGCCCGATACGGTTCCATGGCGGTATTATTACCCACGTCTAAAATCCAAAGCAGACCTGCAGCCATCCATAGCGAACTACTAAATGGGAAAAGAAATAAGGCAATACTACAAATCACAGCTCCAATAAAAAAGTAAGGTTTTCTTCTTCCCCACCTCGGATGCCAAGTTTTATCGCTCATTGCCCCAATTATGGGCTGAATCAATAATCCGGTTAAAGGTCCGGCTAAATTTAATATTGGAATTTGATCCGGACTAGCGTGAAGAAAATCATAGATAGGATTTACAGCACTTTGTTGTAAACCAAAACTGTATTGGATGCCAAAAAAGCCGACATTCATATTGATTATTTGCCAAAAACTAAGTTTAGGTTTAGAGAGTATCATAATTATGTGTTTTTTATGATTTTAAAATCAATTCCTGTACTATAAAAATACAGGAATTGAAAACCAATCAGCATTTATGCAATTTGTATTTAATTAAAACTTATAGGATAATGCCATAGAAAGGGATCTTCCGGTCATTGATCTTGCTCTCACATAGTTTACTTTGTTTTCAGTGATGCTGCCTTCTTCTGCTTCAGTGATAGCAAGTGTGTTGAACAAGTTATTTCCTGAAATATTTAAAGACAATCCTTTTGCAATACCTACTTCTACAAATCCATTTACAATTACAAATCCATCCATCACTAATTGATTGTTATCTTGAGCAAAAGCTTTTGACTGACCAACAAAACTTAAACCAAGTGTATTTTTATTATTCATGAATTTATAAGTAGGGATAAAACTGTACATTAATTTTGGTTGTCTTCTAGGTTGGTTTCCATTGTTGTCACCAGAAGTAATTTCAGCTTTTGTGTATGTTAATGAACTTCTAAGGTTTAAATTATCAGTTATATCATAGGCTGATTCTAATTCCAAACCTAGAGATTTATAGTTATTTTTGATAATACTGTTTGAAGTAGCTTCGTAACCACCCTGCTCATCTGTTTTAGAATGAAAGGCTGTGGCGTAGAAATATCCTCTATTAAATTTTTGTTTGTATCCAATTTCAGATTGCTGTAAGAAATCTAAAGCATTGATTTTATTTCCATCCAAATAATTCAAACCACTAAATAGAATTCTGTCTGCTTTAGCTGAAGCACCTTTACTGATACGTGCGAAAACAGACTGTTTGTTATTAATTAAGAAATTGGCTCCTAAAGTATAAGAATAATAATCGTAATCATAATTTACCGGCGTAGCATTGGCATTATCAATCGCATAAACATTTTGTTCCGGTACTGATATTTTTCCGTCATTGTTGATGTCATAGGTTGTTGAAACGCCTCCAGCAAATGAACCCGTTACTTTTCCTTTGTCATATCGTAAACCTCCTTCAAATGATAATTTTTCAGTTGCATCCACCGTAATATTGATATATGGTGCCGAAACATTGTATTGTGTATCATAATTTCGGGCTAAATTTCCCCAAGCCGGAGTTCCATAAGCATAAAGACCATTTTCTGACAATAATGTACCGGCAGCATTTTTAACGTTTATCAAACGAGGATTCGCATCTGAAACTTCTTGTAAATATGAATTCCACAGCCAAGACATAGATACATTTTGCATGGATTTAAAAAATCCGGCTGTTATTCCTATTTTATCCAATTTTTTCGTCAATCTCAAATCATTCATAAAATTCCCCATGTTGTTTAATTGAGTGTCGAACATGTGAATTCTGGCAACTAAACCATTTGGAGTATTAAAAGCGGCTCCATTATCAGCATAGCTTAAAGTTGATCCAGCTCCAAACGAATTGGCAATTGTTGAAGCTGTGGCTAATTCAGCAGGGAATGGAGAAATAAAACCACCTGTATTTAATGTGAATCTGATGTTGTCATTAATTTTCCAACCGTCGCCTAAGTCAAATGAAGCATTGGCTCCTATCGATTTTGAAATTGGATGCATTCCATTAGCAACTGCTTCTCTGCGCACATTTCCGTCAGGCCCAAGTCCAAGATTATGAGTTAAGTAAATAGATTGTAAAGCACCTGTTGTGGCATCATATCCGTCAACGCTTTTCCAATTTGGGTTGGCATTTGTTCCAGAAACAGCTACTGGCATTGGCATATAAGCAACCGCCCTGTCATTTAGGAATTTAGCGTAAACTGTAATAGAACCATTTTCAAATTCTTTAGTAATATTAAATTTAAATTGTCCACCATTATTGCTATTAAATCCTGTATTTCTAATTCCTTCACCTGTTCTGTAAAAACCACCGGCGTGAAAGTACAAACCTTCTCCAATTTTTCCGCCGTAATCCAAATCAGTTCTAAAATTGCCATAATCTAAACCAAAAGTAGTGCTCAAATTACCACCTTCTGTTTTTCCTGTTTTGCTGATAAAGTTGATTATCCCTCCTGGAGAATTAGTTGACAAAGTGGATGCCGAACCTCCACGGATAGCTTCAATTTTAGCAATATTTCCATCAAATCTTGTAAAAATATCTGCTGTTGCAAATGCAATATCACCAAATAATAATACAGGCAATCCATCTTCCTGAAGTTGTAAATATTTGGATCCGCCAGATGAAATAGGGACTCCACGAACAGAAATATTTGAGTTTCCTTCACCTCCGGAAGATTCTGAACGAATACCAGGAATGGTGCGAAAAATTTCAGCTGTCGATCTAGGTGCAGATTGTGTAATTTGTTCCGTGCCTAAAGAAGTTATTGAAACACTGGATTTGATTTTGGCTTTAGGATTTACAACTCCTGTGACTACAACATCTTGTAGTACATTTGCGTCTTCTATTAAGGATACATCTTGTACTGTATTACCATTTATTGTGATATTTAATTCTGCTGTTTTGAATCCTACATAAGTTGCGATGATAGTAATGGTACCATTTTGCAAATTTGAAAAAGTGTATTTTCCGTTTTGGTCAGTTGCAATAGCTTTGGTGGTATTTTTTATTGCAATGTTTACACCTACGAGAGGAGCGCCTGAAGCATCAGACACTGTTCCTGATAAATTTGAATTTTGTGAAAAAGAGAAGTTAAATAGCAATACTGCTGTAACTAATCCCATTTTTTTAAAAAATGAATTTATTGTTTTCATGGTTTGAAATTATTTTATTAATAATTTATTTGGTTATTTTTTATCAAATCTATTTTTAATTTCACAAAACAAGTTAGTGTTTTTGACCGAAAACGTTTTCGAAAACACCGAAAACGTTTTCGATTTTGTCATTTTTTTTTTCGATATTTGTTTTTATGAGAGAGACCACATTAAAAGAAATAGCCTCAAGCTTAGGTATATCTATTACTACTGTTTCAAAGGCGTTAAAGAACTATCCTGATGTTAGCGAAAAAACAAGGAAAGCAGTTCTTGCTCTAGCTGAAGAATTAAGTTATACACCTAATAGTTTTGCTGTAAATTTGAGAACTAAAGAGTCTAAAACCATAGGTTTGATAATTCCGGAAGTGGTACACCATTTTTTTTCCGGAGTTGTTAATGGCATTATCGCTGAGGCAGAGCGGCATGGCTATCTAGTTATTATTCTTCAGTCTAATGAATCTTTAGAATTAGAAAAAAAGCAAGTGGCACTTTTGATAAATAAAAGAGTTGATGGGATTATAATGTCGCTGTCTAATGATTCGAATAATGATGTTCACCTGAAAGAAATTCTTAGAAAAGAGATTCCGTTTGTGCAATTTGATAAAATTTCCAAATTGATTCCGAGTTCAAAGGTTATTATTAATGACCAGAAAGCGGCGATGGAAGCAGTCCAGCATCTAATTGATATGGGATGCAAAAAAATTGCCCATATTCGCGGCCTTGAAAATCCGCAAAATGCCATTGATCGTTTTTTAGGGTATAAAAAAGCATTGGAAAAAAATGGAATTCCATTTGATTCTTCATTGGTGTATTCTTGCAAAGCAATCACTTTTGAGCAGGGAGTCGAATTCGCAAAACAAATTTTGGAGGAGGATAAAGGGATTGATGGAATTTTTGCCATTACGGATTTAGTTGCTGTTGGGGTTTTGGCCCATTTTAATGAAAAAGGAATTCAGGTTCCTGACCAAATTTCTGTAATTGGTTTTAGTAACTGGCTGGTCTCACAGGTAATCACACCAAAATTAAGTACAGTTGATCAACCAAGTTATGAAATGGGTGTTGCTGCTTTTAATTTGTTATTAGAAGAAATGTTATGTCGAAAAGAAGGAAAGTCTTTCGAACCCAAAATAATTGAATTAAAAACTGAGGTAATTCCCCGGGAATCAACACTTAGAAAGCAATAAAAAAGAGACTAAAAAGGTGAGGACCCGGAAAAAATGCTTTATATACCAAGCGCAAATATAAAATAGTTTCTTATGCTTATCCTCACCCCACCCCTTACCAAAGAGGGAGCAAAGATCCGTTCACTATATTAAACATTCACACAGCATTTTATTAAAACAGTTCAGATAGCCTATTTTGTTATTTAAATCATTCGGTCTAACCCACTCTATCGTGATTTCAGGGCTTTGAGTGGAAGCTGCCTCGTCCCAATTTTTGCCTGTAATCTAATTAACTTGATTTGAAATATTGATTTAAATATTTTTGACAGGATTGAAAAAAAAGAAAAATTAGAAGTTGCAGAAAGAACTATTTATACAGAGCCTCACGTTGTGTCTAATTATACAGAGAAGTATCACAATATAAGAATTTACTTTGCGTTTAAATTAAAAAACTTAATCAACAAAAATGACTAAATCGTTTAAATTAACTACAGTTTTTATACTTGTATCCTTAAAATTAATTTCTCAAAATTTAGTTTTAAATCCAAGTTTTGAAGAAATTCGATACACGCCTGATTCAATTAGTGCATTTAATGAAAATGTAAAATACTGGTCAACTCCTAATGATGGCACAACAGATTTATTTGATATTAATGCAAAAAATCATATGATTTCCATTCCTGAAAATTACAATGGACACCAAACTGCTAAATTTGGTGAAAAATATGCTGGATGTTACTTTTATGCTGAGAATGACTATAGAGAATACATACAAGGACTCCTAAAAAGTCCTTTAGAAAAGGACAAAGATTATAAAGTTTCATTTTATGTTTGTCTAGCAGAAAAATCCAAGTATGCACTAAGTGACATAAGTTTTATTCTTTCAAATCCAAGATTAAACCTTCCAAGTTCAGATTGTTTGTCAGATAATTTACTAAAAAAAATATGGTTAAATAGCTCTTCTAAACACTCTGTTGAAAATGAAGACTATTATACGAATTCAGATAATTGGACCTTAGTTTCAAAAGTAATTAAAGCAAAAGGGGGAGAAAACTATATTGTAATTGGAAATTTTAATAATGATTCAAAAACTAAAAAGAAAAAAACCAATAGCAATGCAACTCATAACAGTTCATATTACTTTATAGATATGGTTTCAATAGAGCCATTAAATAAGGTTGTTACTTTGATAAAACCCAATTCGGACAATATTGTTGAGAATAAAATAAATAAAGTTATTGAGGAAGAAACTTTAGTACTTGAAAAGACGTATATTTTAGAAAACATCAACTTTAAATCAAATAGTATTGATTTAAATGAAGATGCCATAGATGAACTCGAAAGAATATTCAATTTTTTAAAGAAAAATAACAGTACTGAAATATTGATTTCTGGTCACACCGATGACGTTGGAAGTGATGAGTATAATCAAAAACTATCTGATGATAGAGCCCAAGCAATAGCAGAATATTTAAGTAATAAAGGTATAAGCTTGACTAGAATAAAAACGATTGGATACGGTAATAGTAAGCCAATAGAATCAAATAAAACAGAAGAAGGTCGAAATAAAAATAGACGAGTAGAATTTAAAATAACTAAAAACAACAATGTCTATGAGTAATTCCACATCTTCGTCTACGTCTTCTTCTTCGTTGTCATCGTCATCGTCTTCTTCAACTCCAGCAAGAACATACAGATTTTCGAAATCAACAACCTTATTATAATGTGGATATGACGCCAGAAAGAACACATTTCCCGTGTAACTTTTTACATTTATTCCATGAGTGGATGTTTCTTTATCAATTTCCAGTCTCTAGTTAAATACGAATCTTGGATATGCAAATTGAAATTAGAAATCAATACTACCGGATTTTTTAATTTGTCTATTTGATGATTCTCTTACAACCACTTCAGTGTTCAAAAAGGTGATTTCGGAAATATCATTCTTTTTGGGCGCTTTTAAAAAGCTTATTATTTTTCTAGCTGAGGCTTGCCCCATTTCGACGGATGGATGTGTAATTGAAGACAATCCCGGATCAATCATCGAAGCAATTGGATCATCGTTAAAACCAATGATTGCAATTTCTTGTGGCATTTTTAGCCCTCTTTTCTTAGCACATTGAATAGCCTTAACAGCCATTGAATCGTTTGCACAAAATATACCATCTGGAGGATTTTCTAAATCATATAGATAATTGCTGGCTTTTTCTCCTTCTTCAAAAGTTAAGGCGTTATAATGTATAATCAACATTTCATCAATGGGCAAACCAGCTTCAATTAAAGCATCAATATACCCTCTTTTGCGTTCACTATATGTATTTATATGCTGCAATCCGGTTAAATGAGCTATACGTTTACAACCTTGCTCAATCAAATGCTTTGTTGCTTTGTATCCCGCCGAATAGTTATCTATCATTACGCGATTAGTATCAAATTCCCTAGGAACTCTATCAACAAAAACTAAGGGGATATTTTTATCAAAAAACTTTTGAAAATGGGACACATCGTTAGTCTCCATAGCCAAGGAACAAATCAAGCCACAAACTTTACTGCTGTATAATGCTTCTGCCAAATTCACTTCATTTGCATAAGAATCGTGACTTTGAGTAATCATTACACTATATCCCGATTTTTGTGCCGTCTCTTCTATACCGCTAATTAGTGAAGAAAGGAAGGGTCTATTGATCCGTGATACCAATACTCCAATTATTTTAGTATTATTACCACGCAAACCTGCTGCCAAAATATTGGGACGATACCCCATTTCTTCTACAACTTCTTTTACCTTCTTAATCGTTTTGTCACTGATTGTATGATGATCCTTTAAAGCTCTGGAAATAGTTGAAGTTGCAAGATTTAACTTCTCTGCAATGTCATATATCGTAACATCTTTATTAACCTCCTCCATGAATTAAAAAATAAATTAGTTAAACAATTATATGTGTTTTAAATAAATTGCAATCTTTTCATTATCCATAGCATAAAAAAGGCGTACAACATAGAAAGACAATACTAAAAACCTTCATATTGTAACGATATCAACTCTGCTAAAAATTTACTCTTCTATATTTAATAAAGTATCATAAATCCAGTAAAACTTTTGTATCATACCATTAGTCATACTTAACAATATTTTATTTAAATAATAATTGAGTATACTTATATAAATCATGACTCCAAACCGGCCAGGCATGTCCTCCTGAATATTCACTGTATTTGTATTTAATTCCCATCTCATCAAACCTGCTCATCATTATTTTACAATTTTCATAAGCAATGTCTTCCTTACCGCCCATTGAAATCCAGAATTCTTTAATATTTGAATTAATAACTGCTGTATTATTTTTCATAAACTCGTACTGAGGCCCTGACAATTCTGTATTATTTGCCCACCAGCCAGAACTAAATACACCAATACTGGAAAACATATCTGAATTTTTAATTCCAGCATAAAGTGTCTGTAATCCTCCCATAGACAAACCGGCCAAAGCTCTGTTTCTGGCATCTGTAGCAACTTTAAAATTATTTTCTACAAATGGTATTGCTCCATTTTTTAATTCATTTTCAAAAGCCTTTAACGCATTTTCATTAAACCCTGCAATACCACCAGTATTTCCCATGTTACCGTCAAGCATTGCAATCACCATTGGCTTGACTTTATTTTCAGCTATCAAATTGTCTAAAATTAAATTAGCCTTCCCTTGCGCCCCCCATCCTCTTTGATCTTCACCTCCACCATGTAACAGGTACAATACTGGATACTTTTCACTGGCTTTACCATAGCCTGGCGGTGTATAAACATACATTTCGCGCCAGGAATTAGTGGCTTTTGAAAAATATTTTTTTATGCTAATGTCACCATGCGGAACATTTTTTAATTCATAAAAATCTCCTTCTTTGTTTGGAATTTCAATACCGCTTGCCATACGTCCCATACCATAGAAAGTTTCACTTGCCGGGTCAGCAACAGCCACACCATCAATAAGCAATGAATAGTAATTAAAGCCCTTATTTATAACATCGGTGGTTACGTTCCAAGTTCCCTCACCGTCTTTTGTCATGTCATACTTTTTACCTAAATCAATCTGTACCTTTACTGCTTCAGGTGCTTTCACTTTAAAAACAACTCGATTATCTGGTAATATTTGAGGATATTTAGCATTTCTGATATTAGTTTCAGCCGGAGTTCCCAAAATAGTGTACTTTGCAAAACTGGAAGAATCTACCGGTTTAAACAAAAACTGAGAGAACATATACAAACCATTCTTCCAGACCTTAAAATCATGTACACCCGGCTCAATGTAATAAATATGGGGGACATCATTTTTAAACAAATAATCGTGGGTGCGCTTGCTATTATAGATAAGCCCATCATTATCTCCGCAGGAAATCCAGAGCAGTTTTAATTTCTTTTTTGCTTCTTCAGGATTTGGCACCAATTCCTGAGGCATCTTAGTATTAGGAGCAGATGAAAATCCTCCAATCCAGGCAAACTTATCCAAATTACCCAATCCAAAATTTAAGGACTGTCCTCCGCCCATAGATAAGCCTGCAATTGCACGGTGCTCTCTGTCTTTGAGCGTTGGGTATTTTTTTTCGATAAAAGGAATCAGATCATTTAGTAAATCTTTCTCAAAAGTGGCAAAAGCCTGCACTTTATCGAGAGCCATTATATTGCCTGTGGCGCTGTCGTCTTTCATTGCACGGCCGTTTGGCATAACTACAATCATAGGCTCTATCTTGCCTTCCGAATAAAGATTGTCTAATATCACTTGCGGGCTGCCCCCGTTTAACCATTCTTTTTCGTCCCCACCAATGCCGTGAAGTAAATATAAAACGGGATATTTTTTATTTTTACTAAAACTGGGAGGAGTATAAACAGTCACTTTTCTGGTAGTTCCCACAGTTTTTGAATTATATTCTAAACTCTCAACTTTCCCGTTAGGAATTCCTGTTCGAACCTGGTCAAAACCTTTTGGGCTTTCTTTTTCGATTTTTTGTGCCAATAAACTGCTAGTCATAACAACCAAAGCAATAATTGTCAAGAGATTTTTTTTCATTTTAAATATATTTTTAATTAATAGAAATATTTATTTACTTGAACAATAAGCCCGCATACTGATGTAAAGACCTTCTCCAGGTTAACCACTCATGAGCAGTCCCTTGAGACTCATAAAATACATACCGAATACCTTGTTTATCAAGCATTTTTTTGAAAGCACCTATTGAACCGGGAAAAGGATTTGGTTCCTTTGTTCCAAGTCCAAGCCATAAAACTTTTAGCTGTTTGTTTACTG belongs to Flavobacterium aquiphilum and includes:
- a CDS encoding MFS transporter gives rise to the protein MILSKPKLSFWQIINMNVGFFGIQYSFGLQQSAVNPIYDFLHASPDQIPILNLAGPLTGLLIQPIIGAMSDKTWHPRWGRRKPYFFIGAVICSIALFLFPFSSSLWMAAGLLWILDVGNNTAMEPYRAFIADTLNEDQQPTGFQAQSFFTGLGQFLSYISLFLFPIVFTGYNGELPNWIYASFFLGAVLSITSIWWSMKKTAEIPPTKEEIEKIKSEPLNLLSPFVDIYHAVLEMPKVMWQLFLVYLFQWYALMCFWQNNSKSIALSVWNVTPSNKEIYEKAVEWMGLIGAFGFIITFSVAFYLAKLAKKHSPKMVHFVCLLFGAISFFFFPIIQNQYLFFPVIIGYGVAWASMMGIPYLMVVTNIPKERYGVYMGIINMMIVIPMILQNLSFGFILKHFLNNDARLAITFAGVLLILGAIATLFIKSKKPQTM
- a CDS encoding LacI family DNA-binding transcriptional regulator encodes the protein MEEVNKDVTIYDIAEKLNLATSTISRALKDHHTISDKTIKKVKEVVEEMGYRPNILAAGLRGNNTKIIGVLVSRINRPFLSSLISGIEETAQKSGYSVMITQSHDSYANEVNLAEALYSSKVCGLICSLAMETNDVSHFQKFFDKNIPLVFVDRVPREFDTNRVMIDNYSAGYKATKHLIEQGCKRIAHLTGLQHINTYSERKRGYIDALIEAGLPIDEMLIIHYNALTFEEGEKASNYLYDLENPPDGIFCANDSMAVKAIQCAKKRGLKMPQEIAIIGFNDDPIASMIDPGLSSITHPSVEMGQASARKIISFLKAPKKNDISEITFLNTEVVVRESSNRQIKKSGSIDF
- a CDS encoding LacI family DNA-binding transcriptional regulator, whose amino-acid sequence is MRETTLKEIASSLGISITTVSKALKNYPDVSEKTRKAVLALAEELSYTPNSFAVNLRTKESKTIGLIIPEVVHHFFSGVVNGIIAEAERHGYLVIILQSNESLELEKKQVALLINKRVDGIIMSLSNDSNNDVHLKEILRKEIPFVQFDKISKLIPSSKVIINDQKAAMEAVQHLIDMGCKKIAHIRGLENPQNAIDRFLGYKKALEKNGIPFDSSLVYSCKAITFEQGVEFAKQILEEDKGIDGIFAITDLVAVGVLAHFNEKGIQVPDQISVIGFSNWLVSQVITPKLSTVDQPSYEMGVAAFNLLLEEMLCRKEGKSFEPKIIELKTEVIPRESTLRKQ
- a CDS encoding TonB-dependent receptor; its protein translation is MKTINSFFKKMGLVTAVLLFNFSFSQNSNLSGTVSDASGAPLVGVNIAIKNTTKAIATDQNGKYTFSNLQNGTITIIATYVGFKTAELNITINGNTVQDVSLIEDANVLQDVVVTGVVNPKAKIKSSVSITSLGTEQITQSAPRSTAEIFRTIPGIRSESSGGEGNSNISVRGVPISSGGSKYLQLQEDGLPVLLFGDIAFATADIFTRFDGNIAKIEAIRGGSASTLSTNSPGGIINFISKTGKTEGGNLSTTFGLDYGNFRTDLDYGGKIGEGLYFHAGGFYRTGEGIRNTGFNSNNGGQFKFNITKEFENGSITVYAKFLNDRAVAYMPMPVAVSGTNANPNWKSVDGYDATTGALQSIYLTHNLGLGPDGNVRREAVANGMHPISKSIGANASFDLGDGWKINDNIRFTLNTGGFISPFPAELATASTIANSFGAGSTLSYADNGAAFNTPNGLVARIHMFDTQLNNMGNFMNDLRLTKKLDKIGITAGFFKSMQNVSMSWLWNSYLQEVSDANPRLINVKNAAGTLLSENGLYAYGTPAWGNLARNYDTQYNVSAPYINITVDATEKLSFEGGLRYDKGKVTGSFAGGVSTTYDINNDGKISVPEQNVYAIDNANATPVNYDYDYYSYTLGANFLINNKQSVFARISKGASAKADRILFSGLNYLDGNKINALDFLQQSEIGYKQKFNRGYFYATAFHSKTDEQGGYEATSNSIIKNNYKSLGLELESAYDITDNLNLRSSLTYTKAEITSGDNNGNQPRRQPKLMYSFIPTYKFMNNKNTLGLSFVGQSKAFAQDNNQLVMDGFVIVNGFVEVGIAKGLSLNISGNNLFNTLAITEAEEGSITENKVNYVRARSMTGRSLSMALSYKF
- a CDS encoding alpha/beta hydrolase-fold protein; this encodes MKKNLLTIIALVVMTSSLLAQKIEKESPKGFDQVRTGIPNGKVESLEYNSKTVGTTRKVTVYTPPSFSKNKKYPVLYLLHGIGGDEKEWLNGGSPQVILDNLYSEGKIEPMIVVMPNGRAMKDDSATGNIMALDKVQAFATFEKDLLNDLIPFIEKKYPTLKDREHRAIAGLSMGGGQSLNFGLGNLDKFAWIGGFSSAPNTKMPQELVPNPEEAKKKLKLLWISCGDNDGLIYNSKRTHDYLFKNDVPHIYYIEPGVHDFKVWKNGLYMFSQFLFKPVDSSSFAKYTILGTPAETNIRNAKYPQILPDNRVVFKVKAPEAVKVQIDLGKKYDMTKDGEGTWNVTTDVINKGFNYYSLLIDGVAVADPASETFYGMGRMASGIEIPNKEGDFYELKNVPHGDISIKKYFSKATNSWREMYVYTPPGYGKASEKYPVLYLLHGGGEDQRGWGAQGKANLILDNLIAENKVKPMVIAMLDGNMGNTGGIAGFNENALKAFENELKNGAIPFVENNFKVATDARNRALAGLSMGGLQTLYAGIKNSDMFSSIGVFSSGWWANNTELSGPQYEFMKNNTAVINSNIKEFWISMGGKEDIAYENCKIMMSRFDEMGIKYKYSEYSGGHAWPVWSHDLYKYTQLLFK
- a CDS encoding OmpA family protein, whose product is MTKSFKLTTVFILVSLKLISQNLVLNPSFEEIRYTPDSISAFNENVKYWSTPNDGTTDLFDINAKNHMISIPENYNGHQTAKFGEKYAGCYFYAENDYREYIQGLLKSPLEKDKDYKVSFYVCLAEKSKYALSDISFILSNPRLNLPSSDCLSDNLLKKIWLNSSSKHSVENEDYYTNSDNWTLVSKVIKAKGGENYIVIGNFNNDSKTKKKKTNSNATHNSSYYFIDMVSIEPLNKVVTLIKPNSDNIVENKINKVIEEETLVLEKTYILENINFKSNSIDLNEDAIDELERIFNFLKKNNSTEILISGHTDDVGSDEYNQKLSDDRAQAIAEYLSNKGISLTRIKTIGYGNSKPIESNKTEEGRNKNRRVEFKITKNNNVYE